In Massilia antarctica, the following are encoded in one genomic region:
- a CDS encoding chemotaxis protein CheW: MSITSTSSKNGDVKDGAGSEFLAFTLGSEEYGIDILKVQEIRGYEVVTRIANAPEFIKGVINLRGIIIPVVDMRIKFNLGTPVYDQFTVVIILNIGGRIMGVVVDSVSDVTTLTPEQIKPAPEMGTAFGSDYLVGLGTVDERMLILIDIDKLMSSSEMGLIEKLAA; encoded by the coding sequence ATGTCAATAACCTCAACCTCATCCAAGAACGGCGATGTCAAGGATGGCGCCGGAAGCGAGTTCCTGGCCTTCACGCTCGGTTCCGAAGAATACGGGATCGACATCCTGAAAGTGCAGGAAATCCGCGGCTACGAAGTGGTGACCCGCATCGCCAACGCGCCGGAATTCATCAAGGGCGTGATCAACCTGCGCGGCATCATCATTCCGGTGGTCGACATGCGCATCAAGTTCAACCTCGGCACCCCGGTGTACGACCAGTTCACGGTGGTCATCATCCTCAATATCGGCGGGCGCATCATGGGCGTGGTGGTCGACAGCGTCTCCGACGTCACCACCCTGACGCCGGAGCAGATCAAGCCGGCCCCGGAAATGGGCACCGCCTTCGGTTCCGACTACCTGGTCGGCCTGGGCACGGTCGACGAGCGCATGCTGATCCTGATCGATATCGACAAGCTGATGTCGTCGAGCGAAATGGGCCTGATCGAAAAACTGGCCGCCTGA
- a CDS encoding methyl-accepting chemotaxis protein produces MNLRDFKIGTRLAFGFGCILLILVAMALTASFLNSRNKNSLMTGLASSSAQNLHAASMKSAMLETGIAMRNIGLQADVALMQKEQDKVKVQSKRYEEARTRLQATGLDEAEAKLLAEIAALDKEVDVAFKEAIGQVLAFNSEGAAKVIAQRIDPLNQKTLELLNKLVDKQQLEADEFLKQSVLADQRVGMIMFGVCALAVALGVVCALVITRSITSPLLGAVRVAKKVAAGELTSEIRVEGKDETSELLQALKDMNDSLAKTVGDVRAGTDMITVASHEIASGNADLSSRTESQASSLEETASSMEELTSTVKQNADNARQANQLAVSASSVAVKGGAVVSQVVDTMGSIKESSRKIVDIIGVIDGIAFQTNILALNAAVEAARAGEQGRGFAVVASEVRNLAQRSAGAAKEIKSLIGDSVDKVDAGSKLVDEAGQTMDLIVTSIKQVADIMGEITAATQEQSNGIEEVNQAITQMDEMTQQNAALVEQAAAAAESMQEQAELLAAAVSIFKLNGDDKKVAAHAPLRAAPVAQRAPARAVATVAKAAPAAKPRKLAAAAPGDDWEEF; encoded by the coding sequence ATGAATCTGCGCGATTTTAAAATTGGTACGCGTCTGGCGTTCGGTTTCGGCTGCATCCTGCTGATTCTGGTGGCGATGGCGTTGACGGCGAGTTTTCTCAATTCGCGTAACAAGAACAGCCTGATGACCGGCCTGGCCAGTTCCAGCGCCCAGAACCTGCATGCAGCAAGCATGAAGAGCGCGATGCTCGAAACCGGCATCGCCATGCGCAATATCGGCCTGCAGGCCGACGTGGCGCTGATGCAGAAAGAGCAGGACAAGGTCAAGGTGCAGAGCAAGCGCTATGAAGAGGCTCGCACCAGGCTGCAGGCCACGGGCCTGGACGAAGCCGAGGCCAAGCTGCTCGCCGAGATCGCCGCGCTCGACAAGGAAGTCGACGTCGCCTTCAAGGAAGCGATCGGCCAGGTGCTGGCGTTTAACAGCGAGGGGGCGGCCAAGGTGATCGCCCAGCGCATCGATCCGCTGAACCAGAAAACCCTCGAGCTGCTCAACAAGCTGGTCGACAAGCAGCAGCTCGAAGCGGATGAATTCCTCAAGCAATCGGTGCTGGCCGACCAGCGCGTGGGCATGATCATGTTCGGGGTGTGCGCCCTGGCCGTGGCGCTGGGCGTGGTGTGCGCCCTGGTCATCACGCGCTCGATCACGTCGCCCCTGCTGGGCGCCGTACGGGTGGCCAAGAAGGTCGCCGCGGGCGAATTGACCTCGGAAATCCGGGTCGAGGGCAAGGATGAAACGAGCGAACTGCTGCAGGCGCTCAAGGACATGAACGACAGCCTGGCGAAGACCGTGGGCGACGTGCGCGCCGGGACCGACATGATCACGGTCGCCTCGCACGAAATCGCCTCGGGCAATGCCGACCTGTCGTCGCGCACCGAGTCGCAAGCCAGTTCGCTCGAAGAAACCGCCAGTTCGATGGAAGAACTGACCAGCACCGTCAAGCAGAATGCCGACAATGCGCGCCAGGCCAACCAGCTGGCCGTGTCGGCGTCGTCGGTAGCGGTCAAGGGTGGCGCCGTGGTATCGCAGGTTGTTGATACGATGGGCTCGATCAAGGAAAGCTCGCGCAAGATCGTCGACATCATCGGCGTCATCGACGGCATCGCCTTCCAGACCAACATCCTGGCGCTGAACGCCGCGGTGGAAGCGGCGCGCGCCGGCGAACAGGGGCGCGGCTTCGCGGTGGTGGCCTCGGAAGTGCGCAACCTGGCGCAGCGCTCGGCCGGCGCGGCCAAGGAGATCAAGTCGCTGATCGGCGACTCGGTCGACAAGGTCGATGCAGGCAGCAAGCTGGTCGACGAAGCCGGCCAGACCATGGACTTGATCGTGACCTCGATCAAGCAGGTGGCCGACATCATGGGTGAAATCACGGCGGCCACCCAGGAACAGAGCAACGGCATCGAAGAAGTCAACCAGGCCATCACTCAGATGGATGAAATGACGCAGCAGAACGCGGCCCTGGTCGAGCAAGCCGCGGCGGCGGCCGAGAGCATGCAGGAGCAGGCGGAGTTGCTGGCCGCCGCCGTGAGCATCTTCAAGCTCAATGGCGACGATAAAAAGGTGGCCGCGCATGCGCCGCTGCGTGCCGCGCCCGTGGCGCAGCGCGCCCCGGCGCGCGCGGTGGCCACCGTGGCCAAGGCGGCGCCGGCAGCCAAGCCGCGCAAGCTGGCCGCGGCGGCGCCGGGAGACGACTGGGAAGAGTTTTAA
- a CDS encoding CheR family methyltransferase, which produces MTQTKMETAKEFNFTKSDFERVRALIYQRAGISLADSKQEMVYSRLARRLRATGIVSFGHYLDDLEAGRLGEEWESFTNALTTNLTSFFRESHHFPLLAEHVKKVRDQPIQIWCSAASTGEEPYSIAMTVCEAFNTLTPPVQIIATDIDTNVLATGANGVYAIDRIDKLEPERARRFFLRGKGDQDGMVRVRPELRQLITFKQLNLLGDSWPLKGPFDVIFCRNVMIYFDKATQRKILSRFVPLMKPDALLFAGHSENFLYVSESLKLRGKTVYELDGRRS; this is translated from the coding sequence GTGACGCAAACGAAAATGGAAACCGCCAAGGAATTCAACTTCACCAAAAGTGATTTTGAGCGCGTGCGCGCGCTGATTTACCAGCGCGCCGGCATTTCGCTGGCCGACAGCAAGCAGGAAATGGTCTACAGCCGCCTGGCGCGGCGTCTGCGCGCCACCGGCATCGTCTCGTTCGGCCACTACCTGGACGACCTCGAAGCGGGGCGCCTGGGCGAGGAATGGGAGTCGTTCACCAATGCGCTTACCACCAACCTGACCTCGTTCTTCCGCGAGTCGCATCACTTTCCGCTGCTGGCCGAGCATGTCAAGAAAGTGCGCGACCAGCCGATCCAGATCTGGTGCTCGGCCGCGTCCACCGGCGAGGAACCGTATTCGATCGCCATGACCGTGTGCGAAGCATTCAACACGCTCACGCCGCCGGTGCAGATCATCGCCACCGACATCGACACCAACGTGCTGGCCACGGGTGCCAACGGCGTGTACGCGATCGACCGCATCGACAAGCTCGAACCGGAGCGCGCGCGGCGCTTTTTCTTGCGCGGCAAGGGCGACCAGGATGGCATGGTGCGGGTGCGTCCCGAACTGCGCCAGCTGATCACCTTCAAACAGCTCAATCTGCTGGGCGACAGCTGGCCCCTGAAAGGCCCGTTCGACGTCATTTTCTGCCGTAACGTGATGATCTATTTCGACAAGGCGACCCAGCGCAAGATTCTTTCGCGCTTCGTGCCGCTGATGAAGCCCGATGCACTGCTGTTTGCCGGCCACTCCGAGAATTTCCTGTATGTGTCGGAGTCGCTCAAGCTGCGTGGCAAAACCGTGTACGAACTCGATGGTCGCCGGAGCTGA
- the cheD gene encoding chemoreceptor glutamine deamidase CheD, which translates to MAIEIKEQFATNVYYDRTFDCDAAKILPGEYYYTPKDMLIVTVLGSCVSACIRDKVTGLGGMNHFMLPDGGSDPNSPISASMRYGTYAMEVLINDLLKAGARRENMEAKVFGGGAVLRGFTAINVGERNAAFVMNFLKTEKMRVVAEDLNDIWPRKVYFFPRTGKVLVKKLMQTHNDTLARRELDYASRLKVEPVGGAIDLF; encoded by the coding sequence ATGGCTATCGAAATCAAAGAACAATTTGCAACCAACGTGTATTACGACCGCACCTTCGACTGCGACGCGGCCAAGATCCTGCCGGGCGAGTACTACTACACGCCCAAGGACATGCTGATCGTGACGGTGCTCGGTTCCTGCGTGTCGGCCTGTATCCGCGACAAGGTCACTGGCCTGGGCGGCATGAATCACTTCATGCTGCCGGACGGTGGCAGTGATCCGAACAGCCCGATTTCGGCGTCGATGCGCTACGGGACGTACGCGATGGAAGTGCTGATCAACGACCTGCTCAAGGCCGGCGCGCGGCGCGAGAACATGGAAGCGAAAGTGTTCGGCGGCGGCGCGGTGCTGCGCGGCTTCACCGCGATCAACGTGGGCGAGCGCAACGCGGCCTTTGTCATGAACTTCCTGAAGACCGAAAAAATGCGCGTGGTGGCCGAAGACTTGAACGATATCTGGCCGCGCAAGGTCTATTTTTTCCCACGCACCGGCAAGGTACTGGTCAAGAAGCTGATGCAGACCCATAACGATACCCTGGCGCGGCGCGAACTCGATTACGCCAGCCGCCTCAAGGTCGAACCGGTCGGCGGCGCGATCGATCTGTTCTAG
- a CDS encoding protein-glutamate methylesterase/protein-glutamine glutaminase, which translates to MKIKVLIVDDSALIRSVMSEIISSQPDMEVVGVAPDPLVARELIKQTNPDVLTLDVEMPKMDGLDFLEKLMRLRPMPVVMVSSLTERGSEITMRALELGAVDFVTKPKISIQSGMREYTELIADKIRAASKARIKPRTVTGEKVVGALPALRNPLTSSEKLIIIGASTGGTEAIREFLMQMPSDCPGILIAQHMPEGFTTSFARRLDTLCKISVREAAGDERVLPGHAYIAPGHSHLLLARSGANYVTRIEQSEPVNRHRPSVDVLFRSAAQAAGKNAVGVILTGMGKDGAAGMLEMKTAGAYNFAQDEASCVVFGMPREAIAMGGTHEVGALSALPGMVLGYLATHGSRALRV; encoded by the coding sequence ATGAAGATCAAAGTACTGATCGTGGACGATTCGGCGCTGATCCGCAGCGTCATGAGCGAGATCATTTCGAGCCAGCCCGACATGGAAGTGGTTGGTGTGGCGCCCGATCCGCTGGTGGCGCGTGAACTGATCAAGCAGACCAACCCGGACGTGCTCACGCTCGACGTCGAGATGCCCAAGATGGACGGCCTCGATTTCCTCGAAAAGCTGATGCGCCTGCGCCCGATGCCGGTGGTGATGGTGTCTTCCCTGACCGAGCGCGGTTCCGAAATCACGATGCGCGCGCTGGAACTGGGCGCGGTCGATTTCGTCACCAAGCCGAAGATCTCGATCCAGAGCGGGATGCGCGAATACACCGAACTGATCGCCGACAAGATCCGCGCCGCCTCCAAGGCGCGCATCAAGCCGCGCACCGTGACCGGCGAAAAGGTGGTCGGGGCGCTGCCGGCCCTGCGCAATCCGCTCACCTCGTCGGAAAAGCTGATCATCATCGGCGCCTCGACCGGCGGCACCGAGGCGATCCGCGAATTCCTGATGCAGATGCCGTCCGACTGCCCCGGCATCCTGATCGCCCAGCATATGCCGGAAGGGTTCACCACCTCGTTCGCGCGCCGCCTCGACACCCTGTGCAAGATCAGCGTGCGCGAAGCGGCCGGCGACGAGCGCGTCCTGCCCGGCCACGCCTACATCGCGCCCGGCCACTCGCACCTGCTGCTGGCGCGTTCGGGCGCCAACTATGTGACCCGCATCGAACAGAGCGAACCGGTCAACCGGCACCGCCCCTCGGTCGACGTGCTGTTCCGCTCGGCGGCCCAGGCGGCCGGTAAAAACGCGGTCGGCGTGATCCTGACCGGGATGGGCAAGGACGGCGCCGCCGGCATGCTGGAAATGAAGACCGCGGGCGCCTACAACTTCGCCCAGGACGAGGCTTCGTGCGTGGTGTTCGGCATGCCGCGCGAAGCGATCGCCATGGGCGGCACCCACGAAGTGGGGGCCCTGAGCGCGCTGCCGGGCATGGTCCTTGGCTATCTGGCAACGCATGGCAGCCGCGCGTTGCGCGTTTGA
- the cheY gene encoding chemotaxis response regulator CheY codes for MADPKMRFLVVDDFSTMRRIVRNLLKELGYANVDEAEDGVMALAKLRSETFDFVVSDWNMPNMDGLTMLQNIRADPALAKLPVLMVTAEAKKENIIAAAQAGANGYVVKPFTAATLDEKLNKIFEKLEKSGA; via the coding sequence ATGGCCGATCCAAAGATGCGTTTTTTAGTTGTTGACGATTTCTCCACGATGCGCCGCATTGTGCGTAATCTGTTGAAAGAACTGGGTTATGCCAATGTCGACGAGGCGGAAGACGGCGTCATGGCGCTGGCCAAGCTGCGCAGCGAAACCTTCGACTTCGTGGTCTCGGACTGGAACATGCCGAATATGGATGGCCTGACCATGCTGCAGAACATCCGCGCCGATCCCGCGCTGGCCAAGCTGCCGGTGCTGATGGTGACGGCGGAAGCCAAAAAAGAGAACATCATCGCCGCCGCGCAGGCAGGCGCCAATGGCTATGTCGTCAAGCCGTTCACGGCCGCCACGCTCGACGAAAAGCTGAACAAGATTTTCGAGAAGCTCGAAAAAAGCGGAGCGTGA
- the cheZ gene encoding protein phosphatase CheZ has protein sequence MSEHLTGGAGQAGAGSDEPGVHDEFLSRIGHMTRALHDSLRGLGLDKLIEKAASDIPDARDRLDYVARLSEQAAQKVLTATEAAGPLQDQIDSGAAGLSASWQALLDAPATSDAEWRALAERSVAAMARARTASSDTKGYLMDIMMAQDFQDLTGQVITKVTTITRNLEQQLVQMLVDFAPAEVKREYDNGLLNGPQIDPTRHDVVSNQGQVDDLLDSLGF, from the coding sequence ATGAGCGAGCACCTCACCGGAGGCGCAGGCCAGGCGGGCGCTGGTTCGGACGAACCTGGTGTGCACGACGAGTTCCTCAGCCGCATCGGGCACATGACGCGCGCGCTGCACGACAGCCTGCGCGGCCTGGGCCTGGACAAGCTGATCGAAAAGGCCGCCAGCGACATTCCGGATGCGCGCGACCGCCTCGACTACGTGGCGCGCCTGTCCGAACAGGCAGCCCAGAAGGTGCTCACCGCGACCGAGGCGGCCGGCCCGCTGCAGGACCAGATCGACAGCGGCGCGGCCGGCCTGTCGGCCTCGTGGCAAGCGCTGCTCGATGCGCCCGCCACCAGCGACGCCGAATGGCGCGCGCTGGCCGAGCGCAGCGTGGCGGCCATGGCCCGGGCACGCACGGCCAGCAGCGACACCAAGGGCTACCTGATGGATATCATGATGGCCCAGGACTTCCAGGACCTGACCGGGCAAGTGATCACCAAGGTGACCACGATTACCCGCAACCTGGAACAGCAACTGGTGCAAATGCTGGTCGATTTCGCGCCGGCCGAGGTCAAGCGTGAATACGACAACGGGCTGCTCAATGGCCCGCAAATCGATCCGACCCGGCACGACGTGGTCTCGAACCAGGGCCAGGTCGACGATCTGCTGGACAGTCTTGGCTTTTAA
- a CDS encoding EAL and HDOD domain-containing protein → MHESNFIVREPLLDPKQRVIGYELSWQHQEDQPVTDEELEALIGFVAENVNDDEHGWLLKDKILFLDAVPNMLSTDALFAMPPERTVLTMKASDLADPDTLAAVQGLRAGGVGISVRDGDLAHLGKNLGMSASYIEVRFSGADVAAQARTYAAAKQSSVRMVGRPVATWSDFDACAALGLDAFVGKLHLTPRPGMPVKGMNPAQTIILQLMQMVQKNEDIPKIESVLKRDPALSYKLLRFINSAGFGVGREIQSLRQAITMLGYSPMYRWLTLLLATASTSGYSPVLMETAVVRGRLTELLGNKGLPRSESENLFMTGMFSLLDRLLGLSMKEVLDTIQLPDEVVRALLTRGGAYGPYLALAEACELNSQLVASLAKSINIAPVDVNKAHLSALAWAQNLTT, encoded by the coding sequence ATGCACGAATCAAACTTTATCGTCCGCGAACCCCTGCTCGATCCCAAGCAGCGCGTGATCGGTTATGAATTATCCTGGCAGCATCAAGAAGACCAGCCCGTCACCGACGAAGAGCTCGAAGCGCTGATCGGCTTCGTCGCCGAAAACGTCAATGACGACGAGCATGGCTGGCTGCTGAAAGACAAGATCCTGTTCCTGGACGCGGTCCCGAACATGCTCTCGACCGACGCCCTGTTCGCCATGCCGCCCGAGCGCACCGTGCTGACCATGAAGGCGTCCGACCTGGCCGACCCGGACACCCTGGCCGCGGTACAGGGCTTGCGCGCCGGCGGCGTTGGCATTTCGGTGCGCGACGGCGACCTGGCCCACCTGGGCAAGAACCTCGGCATGAGCGCTTCCTACATCGAAGTACGCTTCTCGGGCGCCGACGTGGCGGCCCAGGCCCGCACCTACGCGGCGGCCAAGCAATCGTCGGTGCGCATGGTCGGCCGTCCGGTCGCCACCTGGTCCGACTTCGACGCCTGCGCCGCGCTCGGCCTGGACGCCTTTGTCGGCAAGCTGCACCTGACGCCACGTCCCGGCATGCCCGTCAAGGGCATGAACCCGGCCCAGACCATCATCCTGCAACTGATGCAGATGGTGCAAAAGAACGAAGACATTCCCAAGATCGAAAGCGTGCTCAAGCGCGATCCGGCGCTCTCGTACAAGCTGCTGCGTTTCATCAACTCGGCCGGCTTCGGGGTCGGGCGCGAGATTCAATCCTTGCGCCAGGCCATCACCATGCTGGGCTACTCGCCGATGTACCGCTGGCTGACCTTGTTGCTGGCCACGGCCAGCACCAGCGGCTACTCGCCGGTACTGATGGAAACGGCGGTGGTGCGCGGGCGCCTGACCGAGCTGCTCGGCAACAAGGGCTTGCCGCGCAGCGAGAGCGAAAACCTGTTCATGACCGGCATGTTCTCCCTGCTCGACCGCCTGCTGGGCCTGTCGATGAAGGAAGTGCTCGACACCATCCAGCTGCCGGACGAAGTGGTGCGCGCGCTGCTCACCCGTGGCGGCGCGTATGGACCCTACCTGGCGCTGGCCGAAGCGTGCGAGCTCAACTCGCAGCTGGTAGCCTCCTTGGCCAAGTCGATCAACATTGCGCCGGTCGACGTCAACAAGGCCCACCTGTCGGCACTGGCCTGGGCGCAAAACCTGACGACCTGA
- a CDS encoding cyclic-phosphate processing receiver domain-containing protein, with product MKVYLDDERATPDGWVRVYWPDQAIALLAGGAVTHLSLDHDLGDDARGTGYDVVLWVEEQVFTAGFRPPAMRVHSANASAREKMEAGIRTIERYAGHAGTE from the coding sequence ATGAAAGTATATCTTGACGATGAACGTGCCACACCCGATGGCTGGGTGCGGGTCTACTGGCCGGACCAGGCTATTGCCTTGTTGGCGGGCGGCGCGGTGACGCACCTCAGCCTGGACCACGACCTGGGCGACGATGCGCGCGGCACTGGCTACGATGTGGTGTTGTGGGTCGAGGAACAGGTATTTACCGCCGGCTTTCGGCCGCCAGCGATGCGGGTGCACTCGGCCAATGCCTCGGCACGGGAAAAAATGGAAGCAGGAATCCGAACAATTGAACGTTACGCCGGCCACGCTGGCACTGAATGA
- the panC gene encoding pantoate--beta-alanine ligase has translation MKIISSVEELRDQLSGQLRTAFVPTMGNLHEGHLSLMRLARKHGDPVVASIFVNRLQFGPNEDFDKYPRTFQADVEKLEKEGVYVLFAPTEKDLYPEPQEFRVSPPQDLGNTLEGEFRPGFFTGVTTIVLKLFSCVQPKVAVFGKKDYQQLMMVRNMSRQFALPTQIIAAETWRADDGLALSSRNMYLSEAERAEAPALYQSLNAVANEVRSGHLDIFQLEHKAMEDLARRGWKPDYISIRKQNDLQPPTAGDLAQGAPLVVLAAAKLGTTRLIDNLEI, from the coding sequence ATGAAAATCATCTCTTCCGTTGAAGAATTGCGCGACCAGCTCAGCGGCCAGCTGCGCACGGCCTTCGTGCCGACAATGGGCAACCTGCACGAAGGGCATCTGTCGCTGATGCGTCTGGCGCGCAAGCATGGCGACCCGGTGGTGGCCTCGATCTTCGTCAACCGGCTGCAATTCGGGCCGAACGAAGACTTCGACAAATACCCGCGCACCTTCCAGGCCGACGTCGAGAAACTGGAAAAAGAAGGCGTGTACGTGCTGTTCGCGCCGACAGAGAAAGACTTGTACCCGGAGCCGCAAGAATTCCGCGTCAGCCCGCCGCAAGACCTGGGCAATACCCTGGAAGGGGAATTCCGTCCGGGCTTCTTCACCGGCGTGACCACCATCGTCCTGAAACTGTTTTCGTGCGTGCAACCGAAGGTGGCCGTGTTCGGCAAGAAGGATTATCAGCAGCTGATGATGGTGCGCAACATGAGCCGTCAATTCGCGCTGCCAACGCAAATCATCGCGGCCGAGACCTGGCGTGCGGACGACGGGCTGGCACTCTCGTCGCGCAATATGTACCTGTCGGAAGCGGAGCGGGCCGAAGCGCCGGCGTTGTACCAGAGTCTGAATGCGGTGGCGAACGAAGTGCGTTCAGGCCACCTGGACATTTTCCAGCTTGAGCACAAGGCGATGGAAGACCTGGCGCGACGTGGCTGGAAGCCCGACTACATCTCGATCCGCAAGCAAAACGACCTGCAGCCGCCGACGGCCGGCGACCTGGCGCAAGGCGCGCCGCTGGTAGTCCTGGCGGCGGCCAAGCTGGGCACCACCCGCCTGATCGACAACCTGGAAATCTGA
- a CDS encoding segregation and condensation protein A, whose amino-acid sequence MLPDEAATEELATEPDGSRRDAPGDAPGDAPGDAPTDAPAAPLELPAVLETPAEVPAFARLYGEPMLRMPTDLFIPPDALEIFLDAFEGPLDLLLYLIRKQNFNILDIPMAQVTLQYLKYVDQIRLHNLELAAEYLLMAAMLIEIKSRMLLPQRLPDDDLLDTYDPRADLVRRLLDYEQIKLAAYEINAIPQLDRDFTRPALFVEQSNIPNWPDVDPVDLQRAWLDVLKRAKLTQHHRISRQELSVREHMTSILRQLQSARFVEFADLFQGQGGVPIVVVHFVAMLELAKETLIEITQAEPFAPIYVRLAYSPA is encoded by the coding sequence ATGTTGCCAGATGAGGCGGCGACGGAAGAACTCGCCACGGAGCCAGATGGCTCGCGACGCGACGCGCCAGGCGACGCGCCAGGCGACGCGCCAGGCGATGCGCCGACTGACGCGCCTGCGGCGCCGCTCGAGCTGCCGGCGGTACTGGAGACGCCGGCCGAGGTGCCCGCCTTTGCCCGTTTGTACGGCGAGCCCATGCTGCGCATGCCGACCGACCTGTTCATTCCGCCCGACGCGCTGGAAATCTTCCTCGATGCTTTCGAAGGTCCGCTCGACCTGCTGCTCTACCTGATCCGCAAGCAAAACTTCAACATCCTCGACATTCCGATGGCGCAGGTCACCCTGCAATACCTGAAATATGTCGACCAGATCCGCCTGCACAACCTGGAACTGGCCGCCGAATACCTGCTGATGGCCGCCATGCTGATCGAAATCAAATCACGCATGCTGCTGCCCCAGCGCCTGCCCGACGACGACCTGCTCGACACCTACGACCCACGCGCCGACCTGGTGCGCCGCTTGCTCGACTACGAGCAGATCAAGCTGGCCGCCTACGAAATCAACGCCATTCCCCAGCTCGACCGCGACTTCACCCGGCCCGCCTTGTTCGTCGAACAGAGCAACATCCCGAACTGGCCCGATGTCGACCCGGTCGACCTGCAGCGCGCCTGGCTGGACGTGCTCAAACGCGCCAAGCTGACCCAGCATCACCGCATCAGCCGCCAGGAACTGTCGGTGCGCGAGCACATGACCTCGATTCTGCGCCAGCTGCAATCGGCGCGCTTCGTCGAATTTGCCGACTTGTTCCAGGGCCAGGGCGGCGTGCCCATCGTCGTGGTGCACTTCGTGGCCATGCTGGAACTGGCCAAGGAAACCCTGATAGAAATTACCCAGGCCGAGCCGTTCGCGCCGATTTACGTGCGCCTCGCCTACTCCCCGGCGTAA
- a CDS encoding DUF3460 family protein gives MKLTKQFQLYESDHTKFIRELKAKNPEMEAGQIAGRALLWDKAPTSLAEQDKTKESRVSQQAYVYQNKL, from the coding sequence ATGAAACTGACCAAACAATTCCAGCTCTACGAATCCGACCACACCAAGTTCATCCGCGAACTCAAGGCCAAGAATCCCGAGATGGAAGCCGGTCAGATCGCCGGCCGCGCGCTGCTGTGGGACAAGGCCCCGACTTCCCTGGCCGAGCAGGATAAAACCAAGGAATCGCGGGTCAGCCAACAGGCCTACGTGTACCAGAACAAACTCTGA